One window of Amaranthus tricolor cultivar Red isolate AtriRed21 chromosome 11, ASM2621246v1, whole genome shotgun sequence genomic DNA carries:
- the LOC130827353 gene encoding uncharacterized protein LOC130827353 has translation MFITVVARPPVNTNGDILWDGKIGIFPFTETQIPIRSSGNKQAGTPELKAITKATRYVIREKFISGVLPAIRSKWPANGVRDIWIQQDNARPHILTTDHAFDEAATQDGFNIRLVCQLASSIQFGEFPRDIPSLIKALTDAYNTFNPRFLNYSWIQYQLYMLEVLKVRGGNNYEQPHMGKKRLDKLGELPSELEVPSELIGSTH, from the exons ATGTTCATAACTGTTGTTGCTAGGCCACCTGTTAACACAAATGGGGACATATTGTGGGATGGGAAAATAGGTATCTTCCCTTTTACAGAGACACAAATACCGATCAGAAGTTCAGGCAATAAGCAAGCAGGTACACCAGAATTGAAAGCAATTACAAAAGCCACAAGGTATGTCATCAGGGAAAAGTTTATTTCTGGAGTATTACCAGCAATTAGATCAAAATGGCCAGCAAATGGAGTTAGGGACATATGGATTCAACAAGACAATGCAAGGCCACACATATTAACAACTGATCATGCATTTGATGAAGCTGCAACACAAGATGGATTCAATATTAGGTTAGTTTGCCAACTGGCTTCA TCAATTCAATTTGGAGAATTTCCTAGAGATATTCCATCTTTAATTAAGGCACTAACAGATGCATATAATACTTTTAATCCAAGATTTTTGAATTACTCATGGATTCAATATCAATTATATATGCTTGAGGTACTTAAAGTTAGGGGTGGTAATAATTACGAGCAACCACACATGGGAAAGAAAAGGTTGGACAAGTTAGGTGAATTGCCAAGTGAACTTGAAGTTCCTTCGGAACTTATAGGTTCAACTCATTAA